One genomic segment of Vespa crabro chromosome 3, iyVesCrab1.2, whole genome shotgun sequence includes these proteins:
- the LOC124423105 gene encoding protein kinase C and casein kinase substrate in neurons protein 1 isoform X4, with translation MSHHSDDNMLIATSDSFWEPGNYKRTTKRIEDGHKLCDSLIALVQERAEIEKSYAKALKNWSKNWNDKIEKGPEYGTTEAAWKGVLVESDRLCDLHLRVKENLCNDIIQQVKTWQKDTYHKSMMTLKERKEMEDAFKKAQKPWAKLLQKVEKAKAEYHNSCKTERTAANMERNASADSSLSPDQMARGSENVKKMQDRVQKTKEEVQKAKEKYEAALQEINQYNPKYMEDMSQVFDKCQEMEAQRLQFFKKVLFGIHKCLNISQDPVLPQIYEEFYHTINNADHEKDLKWWSNNHGVNMAMNWPQFEEFPPVNHKSKSKSAGRVITTDGLHGDSKTDTINSSKQSSEKINHESSGVNRSSTITNGTNTKQESNPFEEEEWDEDGGEPLVDSGEPGVPVKALYNYEGAEADELSFKQGDIFEKLEDEDEQGWCKGRKDGRVGLYPANYVELLSQ, from the exons ATGTCACACCACAGCGACGATAACATGCTTATAGCAACGTCCGATTCTTTCTGGGAGCCGGGCAATTACAAAAGAACGACTAAAAGGATCGAGGATGGTCACAAGCTATGCGATAGTTTAATAGCATTGGTTCAGGAAAGAGcggaaattgaaaaaagttacGCGAAGGCGTTGAAGAATTGGTCAAAAAATTGGAACGACAAGATTGAAAAGGGCCCAGAATATGGGACCACGGAAGCTGCGTGGAAGGGTGTTCTGGTCGAATCCGATAGGTTGTGCGACCTTCATCTTAGGGTTAAGGAGAACCTTTGCAACGATATTATTCAACAAGTGAAGACATGGCAAAAGGATACCTATCACAAg TCGATGATGACCCTCAAAGAGCGGAAGGAAATGGAAGATGCTTTTAAAAAAGCGCAAAAGCCCTGGGCGAAACTATTACAGAAAGTCGAGAAAGCCAAAGCGGAATATCACAACAGCTGCAAAACTGAACGAACTGCGGCTAATATGGAGAGGAACGCTTCAGCTGATAGTTCTCTTTCACCCGATCAG atGGCCCGAGGCTCTGAAAAC GTAAAGAAAATGCAAGACAGAGTACAGAAGACGAAAGAGGAGGTACAAAaggcgaaagaaaaatatgaagctGCACTTCAAGAAATTAACCAGTATAATCCAAAATATATGGAGGATATGTCGCAAGTATTTGATAAGTGTCAAGAAATGGAAGCGCAACGACTTCAATTCTTTAAAAAAGTTCTATTTGGTATTCACAAGTGCCTCAATATATCACAGGATCCAGT gcTTCCACAAATATACGAAGAATTCTACCATACTATTAACAATGCAGATCACGAGAAGGATCTTAAATGGTGGTCTAATAATCATGGTGTAAATATGGCTATGAATTGGCCACAATTTGAG GAATTCCCTCCAGTCAATCATAAATCAAAGTCAAAGTCTGCTGGTCGTGTTATAACAACAGATGGACTCCATGGGGATAGTAAAACAGATACTATTAATTCGAGCAAACAATCTtctgaaaaaattaatcacgAAAGTAGTGGAGTTAATAGAAGTTCAACGATTAC GAATGGTACCAATACAAAGCAGGAATCAAATCcatttgaagaagaagaatgggATGAAGATGGTGGTGAACCATTAGTAGATAGTGGAGAGCCAGGGGTTCCAGTTAAAGCTTTGTATAATTATGAGGGAGCAGAAGCTGATGAACTCAGTTTTAAACAAG gTGATATATTTGAGAAATTGGAAGACGAAGATGAGCAGGGATGGtgtaaaggaaggaaagatggTAGAGTTGGTCTTTATCCTGCAAATTATGTAGAGTTATTATCTCAATAG
- the LOC124423105 gene encoding protein kinase C and casein kinase substrate in neurons protein 1 isoform X1, with product MSHHSDDNMLIATSDSFWEPGNYKRTTKRIEDGHKLCDSLIALVQERAEIEKSYAKALKNWSKNWNDKIEKGPEYGTTEAAWKGVLVESDRLCDLHLRVKENLCNDIIQQVKTWQKDTYHKSMMTLKERKEMEDAFKKAQKPWAKLLQKVEKAKAEYHNSCKTERTAANMERNASADSSLSPDQMARGSENVKKMQDRVQKTKEEVQKAKEKYEAALQEINQYNPKYMEDMSQVFDKCQEMEAQRLQFFKKVLFGIHKCLNISQDPVLPQIYEEFYHTINNADHEKDLKWWSNNHGVNMAMNWPQFEDYTEEFRDITKGSKSKEALPAGSITLINQRPVGEDLHEFPPVNHKSKSKSAGRVITTDGLHGDSKTDTINSSKQSSEKINHESSGVNRSSTITNGTNTKQESNPFEEEEWDEDGGEPLVDSGEPGVPVKALYNYEGAEADELSFKQGDIFEKLEDEDEQGWCKGRKDGRVGLYPANYVELLSQ from the exons ATGTCACACCACAGCGACGATAACATGCTTATAGCAACGTCCGATTCTTTCTGGGAGCCGGGCAATTACAAAAGAACGACTAAAAGGATCGAGGATGGTCACAAGCTATGCGATAGTTTAATAGCATTGGTTCAGGAAAGAGcggaaattgaaaaaagttacGCGAAGGCGTTGAAGAATTGGTCAAAAAATTGGAACGACAAGATTGAAAAGGGCCCAGAATATGGGACCACGGAAGCTGCGTGGAAGGGTGTTCTGGTCGAATCCGATAGGTTGTGCGACCTTCATCTTAGGGTTAAGGAGAACCTTTGCAACGATATTATTCAACAAGTGAAGACATGGCAAAAGGATACCTATCACAAg TCGATGATGACCCTCAAAGAGCGGAAGGAAATGGAAGATGCTTTTAAAAAAGCGCAAAAGCCCTGGGCGAAACTATTACAGAAAGTCGAGAAAGCCAAAGCGGAATATCACAACAGCTGCAAAACTGAACGAACTGCGGCTAATATGGAGAGGAACGCTTCAGCTGATAGTTCTCTTTCACCCGATCAG atGGCCCGAGGCTCTGAAAAC GTAAAGAAAATGCAAGACAGAGTACAGAAGACGAAAGAGGAGGTACAAAaggcgaaagaaaaatatgaagctGCACTTCAAGAAATTAACCAGTATAATCCAAAATATATGGAGGATATGTCGCAAGTATTTGATAAGTGTCAAGAAATGGAAGCGCAACGACTTCAATTCTTTAAAAAAGTTCTATTTGGTATTCACAAGTGCCTCAATATATCACAGGATCCAGT gcTTCCACAAATATACGAAGAATTCTACCATACTATTAACAATGCAGATCACGAGAAGGATCTTAAATGGTGGTCTAATAATCATGGTGTAAATATGGCTATGAATTGGCCACAATTTGAG GACTACACAGAGGAATTCCGTGACATCACCAAGGGTTCGAAGTCAAAGGAGGCACTTCCAGCTGGATCCATCACTCTCATCAATCAGCGACCAGTCGGCGAGGATCTGCAT GAATTCCCTCCAGTCAATCATAAATCAAAGTCAAAGTCTGCTGGTCGTGTTATAACAACAGATGGACTCCATGGGGATAGTAAAACAGATACTATTAATTCGAGCAAACAATCTtctgaaaaaattaatcacgAAAGTAGTGGAGTTAATAGAAGTTCAACGATTAC GAATGGTACCAATACAAAGCAGGAATCAAATCcatttgaagaagaagaatgggATGAAGATGGTGGTGAACCATTAGTAGATAGTGGAGAGCCAGGGGTTCCAGTTAAAGCTTTGTATAATTATGAGGGAGCAGAAGCTGATGAACTCAGTTTTAAACAAG gTGATATATTTGAGAAATTGGAAGACGAAGATGAGCAGGGATGGtgtaaaggaaggaaagatggTAGAGTTGGTCTTTATCCTGCAAATTATGTAGAGTTATTATCTCAATAG
- the LOC124423105 gene encoding protein kinase C and casein kinase substrate in neurons protein 1 isoform X2 has product MSHHSDDNMLIATSDSFWEPGNYKRTTKRIEDGHKLCDSLIALVQERAEIEKSYAKALKNWSKNWNDKIEKGPEYGTTEAAWKGVLVESDRLCDLHLRVKENLCNDIIQQVKTWQKDTYHKSMMTLKERKEMEDAFKKAQKPWAKLLQKVEKAKAEYHNSCKTERTAANMERNASADSSLSPDQKALLVKKMQDRVQKTKEEVQKAKEKYEAALQEINQYNPKYMEDMSQVFDKCQEMEAQRLQFFKKVLFGIHKCLNISQDPVLPQIYEEFYHTINNADHEKDLKWWSNNHGVNMAMNWPQFEDYTEEFRDITKGSKSKEALPAGSITLINQRPVGEDLHEFPPVNHKSKSKSAGRVITTDGLHGDSKTDTINSSKQSSEKINHESSGVNRSSTITNGTNTKQESNPFEEEEWDEDGGEPLVDSGEPGVPVKALYNYEGAEADELSFKQGDIFEKLEDEDEQGWCKGRKDGRVGLYPANYVELLSQ; this is encoded by the exons ATGTCACACCACAGCGACGATAACATGCTTATAGCAACGTCCGATTCTTTCTGGGAGCCGGGCAATTACAAAAGAACGACTAAAAGGATCGAGGATGGTCACAAGCTATGCGATAGTTTAATAGCATTGGTTCAGGAAAGAGcggaaattgaaaaaagttacGCGAAGGCGTTGAAGAATTGGTCAAAAAATTGGAACGACAAGATTGAAAAGGGCCCAGAATATGGGACCACGGAAGCTGCGTGGAAGGGTGTTCTGGTCGAATCCGATAGGTTGTGCGACCTTCATCTTAGGGTTAAGGAGAACCTTTGCAACGATATTATTCAACAAGTGAAGACATGGCAAAAGGATACCTATCACAAg TCGATGATGACCCTCAAAGAGCGGAAGGAAATGGAAGATGCTTTTAAAAAAGCGCAAAAGCCCTGGGCGAAACTATTACAGAAAGTCGAGAAAGCCAAAGCGGAATATCACAACAGCTGCAAAACTGAACGAACTGCGGCTAATATGGAGAGGAACGCTTCAGCTGATAGTTCTCTTTCACCCGATCAG AAAGCCCTGTTG GTAAAGAAAATGCAAGACAGAGTACAGAAGACGAAAGAGGAGGTACAAAaggcgaaagaaaaatatgaagctGCACTTCAAGAAATTAACCAGTATAATCCAAAATATATGGAGGATATGTCGCAAGTATTTGATAAGTGTCAAGAAATGGAAGCGCAACGACTTCAATTCTTTAAAAAAGTTCTATTTGGTATTCACAAGTGCCTCAATATATCACAGGATCCAGT gcTTCCACAAATATACGAAGAATTCTACCATACTATTAACAATGCAGATCACGAGAAGGATCTTAAATGGTGGTCTAATAATCATGGTGTAAATATGGCTATGAATTGGCCACAATTTGAG GACTACACAGAGGAATTCCGTGACATCACCAAGGGTTCGAAGTCAAAGGAGGCACTTCCAGCTGGATCCATCACTCTCATCAATCAGCGACCAGTCGGCGAGGATCTGCAT GAATTCCCTCCAGTCAATCATAAATCAAAGTCAAAGTCTGCTGGTCGTGTTATAACAACAGATGGACTCCATGGGGATAGTAAAACAGATACTATTAATTCGAGCAAACAATCTtctgaaaaaattaatcacgAAAGTAGTGGAGTTAATAGAAGTTCAACGATTAC GAATGGTACCAATACAAAGCAGGAATCAAATCcatttgaagaagaagaatgggATGAAGATGGTGGTGAACCATTAGTAGATAGTGGAGAGCCAGGGGTTCCAGTTAAAGCTTTGTATAATTATGAGGGAGCAGAAGCTGATGAACTCAGTTTTAAACAAG gTGATATATTTGAGAAATTGGAAGACGAAGATGAGCAGGGATGGtgtaaaggaaggaaagatggTAGAGTTGGTCTTTATCCTGCAAATTATGTAGAGTTATTATCTCAATAG
- the LOC124423105 gene encoding protein kinase C and casein kinase substrate in neurons protein 1 isoform X3, whose protein sequence is MSHHSDDNMLIATSDSFWEPGNYKRTTKRIEDGHKLCDSLIALVQERAEIEKSYAKALKNWSKNWNDKIEKGPEYGTTEAAWKGVLVESDRLCDLHLRVKENLCNDIIQQVKTWQKDTYHKSMMTLKERKEMEDAFKKAQKPWAKLLQKVEKAKAEYHNSCKTERTAANMERNASADSSLSPDQVKKMQDRVQKTKEEVQKAKEKYEAALQEINQYNPKYMEDMSQVFDKCQEMEAQRLQFFKKVLFGIHKCLNISQDPVLPQIYEEFYHTINNADHEKDLKWWSNNHGVNMAMNWPQFEDYTEEFRDITKGSKSKEALPAGSITLINQRPVGEDLHEFPPVNHKSKSKSAGRVITTDGLHGDSKTDTINSSKQSSEKINHESSGVNRSSTITNGTNTKQESNPFEEEEWDEDGGEPLVDSGEPGVPVKALYNYEGAEADELSFKQGDIFEKLEDEDEQGWCKGRKDGRVGLYPANYVELLSQ, encoded by the exons ATGTCACACCACAGCGACGATAACATGCTTATAGCAACGTCCGATTCTTTCTGGGAGCCGGGCAATTACAAAAGAACGACTAAAAGGATCGAGGATGGTCACAAGCTATGCGATAGTTTAATAGCATTGGTTCAGGAAAGAGcggaaattgaaaaaagttacGCGAAGGCGTTGAAGAATTGGTCAAAAAATTGGAACGACAAGATTGAAAAGGGCCCAGAATATGGGACCACGGAAGCTGCGTGGAAGGGTGTTCTGGTCGAATCCGATAGGTTGTGCGACCTTCATCTTAGGGTTAAGGAGAACCTTTGCAACGATATTATTCAACAAGTGAAGACATGGCAAAAGGATACCTATCACAAg TCGATGATGACCCTCAAAGAGCGGAAGGAAATGGAAGATGCTTTTAAAAAAGCGCAAAAGCCCTGGGCGAAACTATTACAGAAAGTCGAGAAAGCCAAAGCGGAATATCACAACAGCTGCAAAACTGAACGAACTGCGGCTAATATGGAGAGGAACGCTTCAGCTGATAGTTCTCTTTCACCCGATCAG GTAAAGAAAATGCAAGACAGAGTACAGAAGACGAAAGAGGAGGTACAAAaggcgaaagaaaaatatgaagctGCACTTCAAGAAATTAACCAGTATAATCCAAAATATATGGAGGATATGTCGCAAGTATTTGATAAGTGTCAAGAAATGGAAGCGCAACGACTTCAATTCTTTAAAAAAGTTCTATTTGGTATTCACAAGTGCCTCAATATATCACAGGATCCAGT gcTTCCACAAATATACGAAGAATTCTACCATACTATTAACAATGCAGATCACGAGAAGGATCTTAAATGGTGGTCTAATAATCATGGTGTAAATATGGCTATGAATTGGCCACAATTTGAG GACTACACAGAGGAATTCCGTGACATCACCAAGGGTTCGAAGTCAAAGGAGGCACTTCCAGCTGGATCCATCACTCTCATCAATCAGCGACCAGTCGGCGAGGATCTGCAT GAATTCCCTCCAGTCAATCATAAATCAAAGTCAAAGTCTGCTGGTCGTGTTATAACAACAGATGGACTCCATGGGGATAGTAAAACAGATACTATTAATTCGAGCAAACAATCTtctgaaaaaattaatcacgAAAGTAGTGGAGTTAATAGAAGTTCAACGATTAC GAATGGTACCAATACAAAGCAGGAATCAAATCcatttgaagaagaagaatgggATGAAGATGGTGGTGAACCATTAGTAGATAGTGGAGAGCCAGGGGTTCCAGTTAAAGCTTTGTATAATTATGAGGGAGCAGAAGCTGATGAACTCAGTTTTAAACAAG gTGATATATTTGAGAAATTGGAAGACGAAGATGAGCAGGGATGGtgtaaaggaaggaaagatggTAGAGTTGGTCTTTATCCTGCAAATTATGTAGAGTTATTATCTCAATAG
- the LOC124423105 gene encoding protein kinase C and casein kinase substrate in neurons protein 2 isoform X5 has product MMTLKERKEMEDAFKKAQKPWAKLLQKVEKAKAEYHNSCKTERTAANMERNASADSSLSPDQMARGSENVKKMQDRVQKTKEEVQKAKEKYEAALQEINQYNPKYMEDMSQVFDKCQEMEAQRLQFFKKVLFGIHKCLNISQDPVLPQIYEEFYHTINNADHEKDLKWWSNNHGVNMAMNWPQFEDYTEEFRDITKGSKSKEALPAGSITLINQRPVGEDLHEFPPVNHKSKSKSAGRVITTDGLHGDSKTDTINSSKQSSEKINHESSGVNRSSTITNGTNTKQESNPFEEEEWDEDGGEPLVDSGEPGVPVKALYNYEGAEADELSFKQGDIFEKLEDEDEQGWCKGRKDGRVGLYPANYVELLSQ; this is encoded by the exons ATGATGACCCTCAAAGAGCGGAAGGAAATGGAAGATGCTTTTAAAAAAGCGCAAAAGCCCTGGGCGAAACTATTACAGAAAGTCGAGAAAGCCAAAGCGGAATATCACAACAGCTGCAAAACTGAACGAACTGCGGCTAATATGGAGAGGAACGCTTCAGCTGATAGTTCTCTTTCACCCGATCAG atGGCCCGAGGCTCTGAAAAC GTAAAGAAAATGCAAGACAGAGTACAGAAGACGAAAGAGGAGGTACAAAaggcgaaagaaaaatatgaagctGCACTTCAAGAAATTAACCAGTATAATCCAAAATATATGGAGGATATGTCGCAAGTATTTGATAAGTGTCAAGAAATGGAAGCGCAACGACTTCAATTCTTTAAAAAAGTTCTATTTGGTATTCACAAGTGCCTCAATATATCACAGGATCCAGT gcTTCCACAAATATACGAAGAATTCTACCATACTATTAACAATGCAGATCACGAGAAGGATCTTAAATGGTGGTCTAATAATCATGGTGTAAATATGGCTATGAATTGGCCACAATTTGAG GACTACACAGAGGAATTCCGTGACATCACCAAGGGTTCGAAGTCAAAGGAGGCACTTCCAGCTGGATCCATCACTCTCATCAATCAGCGACCAGTCGGCGAGGATCTGCAT GAATTCCCTCCAGTCAATCATAAATCAAAGTCAAAGTCTGCTGGTCGTGTTATAACAACAGATGGACTCCATGGGGATAGTAAAACAGATACTATTAATTCGAGCAAACAATCTtctgaaaaaattaatcacgAAAGTAGTGGAGTTAATAGAAGTTCAACGATTAC GAATGGTACCAATACAAAGCAGGAATCAAATCcatttgaagaagaagaatgggATGAAGATGGTGGTGAACCATTAGTAGATAGTGGAGAGCCAGGGGTTCCAGTTAAAGCTTTGTATAATTATGAGGGAGCAGAAGCTGATGAACTCAGTTTTAAACAAG gTGATATATTTGAGAAATTGGAAGACGAAGATGAGCAGGGATGGtgtaaaggaaggaaagatggTAGAGTTGGTCTTTATCCTGCAAATTATGTAGAGTTATTATCTCAATAG